One window of Paenibacillus sp. FSL K6-3182 genomic DNA carries:
- a CDS encoding YifB family Mg chelatase-like AAA ATPase, with product MERNRKEAPSFTNMGVLFVVFSLIQSASVYGVDGKSISVEVDISSGLPQINVVGLPDPAVRESVERVRAALKNSGFTFPMDRITVNLAPADLRKEGTSFDLAIAAGILTASGQISVAPFENTLLLGELSLNGNVRPVPGVLAMIEQAKRLGFKRVLLPVANVKEAIWISDMELFALSHLKELDLIKKKQSDWNDIRVDHRNDSRFNQIENKTFLDKQDEIGDYGDVIGQHQAKRAMLIAAAGKHNILLSGPPGTGKTMMIRRLPGILPLLTEQEALEVTKIYSVAGKLLDSSHGLITHPPFRAPHHTISSGGLIGGGSIPKPGEVTLAHRGVLFLDELPEFPRQVLEVLRQPLEDRIVTISRSKAVFQFPASIMLAASFNPCPCGYYGHEYGDKRCTCSATLISRYRSKISGPLLDRIDLQLEVPRPISLEHASTGPSLNTAQMKQLVLGAYAFKQDRTAGTSLNPIESLNGAALRRSVNIKPEAASLLESAFEALGISMRAYDRMLKLARTIADLEASDAVDTMHIAEAIQYRGLDKPLS from the coding sequence ATGGAACGGAATCGTAAGGAAGCACCTTCATTCACAAATATGGGGGTGCTTTTTGTCGTGTTTAGTTTAATTCAGAGCGCAAGCGTTTATGGAGTAGATGGTAAAAGCATTTCGGTTGAGGTTGATATTTCCAGCGGCCTGCCCCAAATCAACGTAGTGGGTTTGCCTGATCCTGCTGTTCGCGAATCTGTTGAACGCGTTCGAGCCGCTCTAAAAAATAGTGGTTTTACTTTTCCTATGGACAGAATTACGGTTAATCTAGCTCCTGCCGATTTGCGCAAGGAAGGCACATCCTTTGATTTAGCCATTGCGGCGGGCATCTTAACTGCAAGCGGACAAATTAGCGTTGCCCCATTTGAGAATACGCTTCTTCTTGGAGAGCTCTCACTTAACGGCAATGTCCGTCCGGTTCCCGGCGTACTTGCCATGATTGAACAAGCGAAACGACTTGGCTTTAAGCGTGTCTTGCTGCCTGTCGCGAACGTCAAGGAAGCCATCTGGATTTCTGATATGGAATTGTTTGCGTTAAGCCACCTGAAAGAGCTTGATTTAATCAAAAAGAAACAATCCGACTGGAACGATATTCGTGTCGATCATAGAAACGATTCCAGATTTAACCAAATTGAAAACAAAACATTTCTAGATAAGCAAGATGAAATTGGTGATTATGGAGATGTTATCGGTCAGCATCAAGCCAAACGAGCTATGCTTATAGCCGCGGCTGGCAAACACAATATTTTGCTCAGCGGACCTCCAGGCACGGGTAAAACGATGATGATTCGGCGTCTACCGGGGATATTGCCCTTATTGACTGAACAAGAAGCGCTGGAGGTTACGAAAATATATAGTGTAGCTGGCAAACTGCTCGATAGCTCCCATGGCCTTATTACACATCCACCATTTCGCGCTCCGCATCATACCATATCGTCCGGCGGACTGATCGGCGGCGGCTCTATCCCGAAGCCGGGAGAAGTTACACTCGCTCATCGCGGCGTGTTGTTTCTTGATGAATTGCCAGAATTTCCGAGACAGGTGCTTGAGGTTTTGAGACAGCCGCTGGAGGATCGTATAGTAACCATTTCCCGCTCCAAAGCTGTATTCCAGTTTCCAGCCAGCATTATGCTGGCTGCCTCCTTTAATCCATGTCCATGCGGCTATTATGGGCATGAGTATGGCGACAAACGCTGCACTTGCAGCGCTACACTCATTAGCCGTTATCGATCTAAGATATCAGGGCCATTGCTTGATCGAATAGATTTACAGCTAGAAGTGCCAAGACCCATTTCACTAGAGCATGCTTCAACTGGCCCATCACTTAATACTGCCCAAATGAAGCAGCTAGTGCTGGGTGCATATGCCTTTAAACAAGATCGCACAGCAGGCACCAGTCTCAATCCTATTGAATCATTAAACGGCGCTGCCCTTCGAAGGTCTGTAAATATAAAGCCAGAAGCCGCAAGCCTGCTGGAAAGTGCTTTTGAAGCGCTTGGAATCAGTATGCGGGCATACGATAGAATGCTGAAGCTGGCACGCACCATAGCCGATCTTGAAGCAAGCGACGCAGTCGATACGATGCATATCGCGGAAGCTATTCAATATCGCGGGCTTGATAAGCCGCTTTCATAA
- a CDS encoding EscU/YscU/HrcU family type III secretion system export apparatus switch protein yields the protein MSSDQSENQPQTKVRKAVALKYEPGERTAPVMVAKGKGHLADLILEKAKENGIPVQEDSSLVEVLSKLDIDQEIPGELYTLVAEILSFVYRSDRKAREMIDG from the coding sequence ATGAGCAGCGATCAGAGTGAAAATCAGCCACAAACGAAAGTCAGGAAAGCAGTAGCCTTAAAATACGAGCCAGGCGAGCGCACTGCTCCGGTTATGGTTGCGAAAGGGAAAGGGCATTTGGCGGATCTCATCCTTGAGAAAGCGAAGGAAAATGGCATTCCTGTACAAGAGGATTCCTCGTTGGTAGAAGTGCTCTCTAAGCTTGATATCGATCAAGAAATTCCGGGTGAGCTGTATACGCTCGTCGCAGAAATTTTAAGCTTTGTTTATCGTTCTGACCGAAAAGCGAGGGAAATGATAGATGGGTGA
- a CDS encoding YraN family protein yields the protein MGDDEGRAKGTRKLDNRKATGQLGEDAACLYLVEENYNILTRNWRCRIGEIDIIAEHSDRFVFVEVRTRKEGGKYGTAAESVDYRKQQKVRDAAQVYLRSVGRSDASIRFDVIAITLSRADEIVTSLKHFEAAF from the coding sequence ATGGGTGATGATGAGGGAAGAGCGAAAGGGACGCGGAAACTAGATAATAGGAAAGCTACGGGTCAGCTTGGCGAGGATGCAGCTTGTTTGTATTTAGTAGAAGAGAATTATAATATTCTCACGCGGAATTGGCGATGTAGAATAGGAGAAATTGATATTATTGCTGAACATTCTGATAGATTTGTATTTGTAGAGGTGCGTACGAGAAAAGAAGGCGGTAAATACGGCACAGCCGCGGAGTCGGTGGATTATCGCAAACAACAGAAGGTAAGGGACGCGGCTCAAGTTTATTTACGCAGTGTTGGGCGCTCAGATGCATCCATTCGCTTTGATGTTATTGCGATAACGTTGAGCCGTGCAGATGAGATCGTCACTTCTTTAAAGCATTTTGAGGCAGCGTTCTAA